DNA sequence from the Deinococcus depolymerans genome:
TTTACAACCCATTCAATCGGAGTCCGTATGAGTTGTCCGCTACTGACCGGCTGACGCAGTCAAGGCCAGGGCCGTGAATCAAACGGGCGTACCGACCAGCGCGTACTCGACACCATTCTCCTTCATGCGTAGTTCAGGCACGCCCCCTGGCGCCGCCAGAATGTACGCCTGCCCGTCTGTCAGGGACAGCGGCACGGCCGACCGAGGCAGCGCACCCGGACCCAAGCGGCCAGTCACGCCTGCCACTTGGACGTCACCGGCCAGTAGCAGTGCCCAGGTCGGATACCCATACTGGTTGCCGCGTGGCAGATCTGTCCCAGCCGGGTTAAATCGGTTGTTGTAGTTGTCGTACATGCGGCCGACCGTGAACCCCGGATAGGTCGGGGCGGTTTTGTTGTTCTGCCCCGACATGCCAGCCGCCGGACCGTCCTGGCTGGCCCACGCGATCCGGTAGGGTCGACCGGCACGCAGCCGCACCGGGACAGCGAAATGCGCAACACACTGCCCACCGGTCACGGTTGCCGGGGCGGTGCTCCCCAGGTACGTAGACGTGTCGGCCTCCCAGATGTACCCGCGCCGCGTTTCGCCGTTCCCGTTCTGGTTGAAATCATGCAGGCCGCTCAGGTACGACTCAGCGGCAGGGCTGAAATCCGCCCACACACCAGCCGTCTCGAACCCGCCGTCGTTCTGGAAGGCCACGAACTCCGGGACGCGCAAGTCCGGGCCGTACCCGTTCGAGAGGGGAACCGGGTGGTCTCGACCGAACGTCAGTGCCAGCGCACCTTGAAGTGCGGTCAGGCCACGCCGCGCATCACTATCGAAGAATGTGGGTCTCACACGCCCTCCATAGCGGGCAGAACTTCCCGCCAGTAGTCCACGCGAACCGCGCCGTTCTCCTCAACGGTGACGCGCAGCGCCGCGAGCTGCGCGTCCCGCAGGTCGTCCAGACCGCCGCCCTCACCTACCAGGGGCGCGTCCGTGGTGTTCAGCAGTCCAAACTGCGCGCGGCCCGCCGAGACGCGCAGCAACGCGCGGTTCGCGCCGGGTGGGACGCTCAGCGCCTGCTCCGCGCCGGGCGCCAGAACCTGCGGCGCGTACGCCGCTGTCACCTGCAGCGGCGCGCCGGCCGCAGCGCCGGCACTTTCGCTGCCGACCAGGGTAACGGGCAGCGGGTCGGCCGGCGAGACGGGCGCGGCCGTGCCGTCCGCGCGGCCCGCGAACAGCAGCGTCACGCGCTCCGGGACGCGCAGGAAGCTGCTCAACTGTCGAATCAAGTGCATGTGTGCTCCTCTCCGGCTGGGGAAGCCCCCCACCGCGCCGGACGACGGTGAGGGCCAGGAACAGGTGGGATGTCTACGGGCGCTCAGGTCACGACGCCGCCCTGCTCAGCGGACAGGGGCAGTGCGTACCACTGCCCCTCGTGCCACACCCGCAGCACCGGCGCACTCCCTGCTGTCAGCAGCAGCTCGGTATGTCCTTCCCGCAGGCCACTCGCTGACGGCACGCGCGCCTGCGGCATCGCCGTCGGCGCGATCATGCCCGGCGTCGCGATCACCGGCACCGGCACGAGTTCCACGCCCACCACGCCCGGCACCACGGCGCCGCTCCCGTCCAGCGCCTCCACGTCCAGGCTGTGGTCGTACCCGAACCCGGCCGTCACCGGCACGCTTCGGTCCTCCCCGAACCGCAGGACCAGTCGGTCCCCGGTGTGCCCGAAGCTGAACGGCAGGGTCGTGATCAGCGTGCCGCCCACGTACGGCTCGACGTTGAGCGTGAACAGCGGGAAGTTCCCGGTGGGGGCCAGCACCGCGAGTTCCTCCACGTCCGCCTGGGTGAGGTTCGTCACGCCCGGCAGGAACACCTGGCGGTACGCGCCGGGGCGGCGCAGGTTCCCGTTCGGCGTGAACGTCAGCGTCCGGACGGTCCGGGGTTCGGTCGCTCCGGCCGTCATGCTGCGCGCCGTCAGGCTGTCGCTCAGCGTGCCCAGCGGCGTGTACCCGGGGAGGACGCTGCCGCCCAGGCCGCCGCCGGGCGTGCCGGCCCCGCCGGTCTGTTCGAGGAGGGCGACGCGCTGCTCGAGCGCCTGGTGCCTGGTCTTGGGGGTCAGGGGTTCGGTCATGTCAGGTGGTCCTTTCGAGGGTGATGAAGCCCTCGCTGTCGGCGGTGGCGGTCGCGTTGGTGACGGTCACGAACCCGTCACCGTCAGTGGTGGTCTGCGCTTCGACGAGGGTGACGAAGCCCTGCGCGTCGAACTGCTCAGTGAACGGGCCGGCACTCCCGCCCCCGCCACCCTGAACGGGCCGGCTCCGGGCGCGCAGGACGGCCACCACGCCGCTGTCGTCGGTGCGGGTGAGGCGCAGCGCCCCGGCGGTCAGGGTGAAGGGGAACGTCACGGACGTCCAGGTGTTTCCGTCGCCGGTGTGCTCGACGGTCACAGCAGGGCCATCCACGCCGAGCAGCTCGGACCCGATCAGGCTGCCCGCGCCTGGGTTCAGCGGGATCAGCAGGCCCCCGTCGGGCGTGGCGTCCCCGAGCAGCAGCGGCACGGCCACCGCGCCGACCAGCTCGCCGGGCTGCCCGTCCACCCCGTCACGCCCGGCCGGTCCCTGCGGGCCAGCCGGACCCTGAGGCCCCTGTTCGCCCTGCGGGCCTGGGGCGCCGAGGAGTTGCGTGACGGGTTGGTACGTGCCGGCCTGACGCTGGTAGATCAGGCCGCTGCCGTCCGTGTCCGCCCAGACGTCCCCGTCACTGCCGACCCCGTCGTCCGGGGGGCCGGATGCGAAGCGCCACTCCCCGCCGAGCCGCAGGCCGCCGCTGGCGTTCAGGGTGCCGCTGCTCAGGTCGGCGGTGCCGTCCCCGCGCCGCACGGCGAGGCTGCCGATGAAGGTGCGGACCTGTGTGAAGTCCCCGCTGCCGTTCCGGGAGGCCTGCGAGACCTGCACGGTGCCGCCCGCGCCGATCCCGGCGTCCCAGTCGGCGGGGAGCGGCACGTCCAGCAGGCCGTCGCCGTTGCGTTCGACCTGCAGGCGGCCCTGGGTGCGGTCGGCGGTCAGGCGGGTGCGGTACGGGGTGCCGTTCGCGGTCGGCACGCCGCTGGCCGTCCCGAGGATGACGTTGCCCCAGCTGAGGTGCTCGCCGTCCCAGCGGAGGTTCTTCGTCTCGCCGACGACGGTGAGTTCGAGGATCGGGGCCTGGGCGGGGGTGCCGGCGGTGGGGGCCCAGCGGTGATCGAGTTGCAGTTGCAGGTCCGGGGCCTGCCAGCGCCCGGCGCTGAGCGTGACGGTGGTGCGCAGGGTGCCGGGGTTGCTCTGGAGCGGCATGGGGCCGAGCACGAGTTCCCCGGCGGTGATGGCGGCGCCGGCGCCAGCGTTGCTGGTGACGGCGTAGTCCGGGCCGAGGAAGGTCCGGTCGAAGAGGTCCACCCAGGTCCACTGGGCGGGGTCGGGCGGGGAGCCGGGTTGGGTCATGAGGGCACTCCAGTCAGCGCGAGCAGCAGCCCCATCAGCTGGCCGCCGCGCAGGTCGAGGGTGAAGGTCAGCGGCTGATTGGGAGGGCTGACCAGCGGGGTGATCACGGCGAGCGGGTACACCCCACGCGGGTACCGCCCGGCCGTGTTCGGCCGGGCGTACGGACCGAGGGGGCGCAGGGCCACGTCCTGGCCGTCGATCTGCCAGGGGCGTGGGGGCAGGGTGCCGCGCGCGGTCAGGACGCGGATCATGGGCTGGTCGAGCAGCGGTGGTCCAGCGGGGTAAGTCACGCGCAGCTTGCCCGGCACCTTCCGGCGGTCGTCGATCTCGTCGGGCCACCCGGCCGGACTGAACGCACTGCGCCGCGCGAGGATGGCCAGGGCAGTGGGGGATGCCTCCCACGTCTGGGCCTGGGCGTTCCAGCGTTCGACGAGGGTGGGGCGCAACCAGGGCGCGTGCGCCCTGGGAAGGGGTTCGTCCCGTGACGCACCGGGAACGGCGTCCACCACCGCCACGCCCAGCGGAGGGGGTGGCGGTGCGCGGTCCGGGGGGAGGGGGGTGGTCGGTGGGGTGCGGGGGCGGGCGAGGCGGGCGGCGCGCCAGTCCTCGGCGCGGGCGTCCCGCCACGGGTCCCAGTCACGCAGGGCCAGTCCCATAACGTGCTCCTTCGGGTGAGTGGCTTCAGGTTTCAATGGCTTCAGGGTCGCGCGTCAGCGCCTCATGTGGTGGCCACGCGCTGTACAGCGGTCCGGTGCGCGCGAATCCGGACCAGTCGAGTTCACTCACGCCCAGGCCGTTCAGGAAGGTCTGGAGTGGAACGGCCCGGGCCCTGTCTGGCCCGTCGGGCGGCAGGTCGACGCGCGTGACCGTCCCGGCCACGTCGATCAGCAGGACGGGGCCGCCGTGCGCGCCCCGGTACGCGGCCCAGCTGCCGGGACCGGGAAAGGTCCCGGCGGGTGTGACGAGGGTGTCGAGGGGGGTGAGGGTGGCGGGGTCGCGGCTGGCGGGGCCGTCGATGCGGACGCGGCCGTCCGGGGAGAGCCAGCGTGGGCCGCTCAGGTCCACCAATGCCGGGAGGGGCGGCTGGTCGGTGGCGAACACGAACCGGTCGAACACGGCGCCTGTGGCGAAGGTGGGGGCCGGGTCGTACAGGTCCTGCAGGGGGAGGGCGAGGATCTGCCCGGGCTGGAAGGGCCACGCGTCCTGGGCGGTGTCGGCGGCGACGTTGACGGGTGGGGCCCAGGTGGGGCGGACACCGATGGGTTCCCAGGTGGGGGTGCCGTCGGGGAGGGTGACGCGGGCGTCGATGACCCACACGATGCGTTCGCGGGGGGTGCCGTCCGTGTCCTGGGAGGAGGCGCGGCGGGCGCGCAGGCGGAACGCCTGCGCTTCCTGCGGGGCGTGCCGGGTCCACTGGAAGCGGACGACGCGGGCGGGGGTGCTGGTGATGATCTGGCCGGGCTGCTGGCGTTCCGCGCCGGCGTAGGTGAGGACACGCTGTTCGAGGGTGGCGTGCACGGCCTCGACGCGGCTGGCGGCGAGGGTGGGGCTGAGGTCGTATTCCCAGTCGGGGGTGCCGATGGCGTACTCCCAGAAGCGGGCGTTGAGGGTGAGGAGTTCCCCGTCGGCGCGGACGCGGCGCAGGGTGCGGTCGGTGGTGATGGGGGCGAGGCGGATCTCGCGGGCCTGGTGGTCCACCTGGAAGGGTTCGGTGAGGGGGCGGACCTCGCCGGTGTCGAGCGTGACGGCGGCGACGCGGCCGGGGGCTGCGGTGCGGGGGGTGGGGCGGCCGTCCGGGTCGGTGCTGGGGACGTGCGGCACCCCGAAGTCACTGGGGCGCTGGCCGGTGGCGTGGGAGGGAATGACCGTGAGGAACGGGGTGTCCTCATCCGCCTCGGGTGGACGGCGGCCCATGGGCCGCCCGTGCACGGCGGGGCGGGCGGGACCGTTGGGCTTGGGCGTCTGCTCGTCCGGGCAGCAGCACTGGCCCAGCAGCAGCTTCAGGGTGGCCTTGTCGCGGTCGTTCACAGGGCCTCCTGACCGTAATTGCCGGTGGCGGTCGGGCCGTACCGGGGGTCATCGATCCATTCGAGTTCGTCGAGCGGACTGGGGTACTGCGTGCCGGCCACACGAACGAAGACGTTCTCGAACCTCGGGGCGTCCCCGTCAAACTGCCCGGTGAAGTGCTGGACGGTCACGCCACCCACCTGTCGGAACAGGACGATGTCCCGGTAGGTCGTCTGGGGAGGCTGTTGGGCGTGTTCACTCAGGCGCGGCGGCTGCGGTTCGTGCGTGACGACTTCCGTGCGGGCCTGCCCGCTGCCGACCTGCACGGTGATGCTCTGCGCCACGCCGCGCAGGCCTCGCCCGTCCATGTCCTGCGCGGCCATTCCTGGCAGGACGGGCGGAACGCCGATCAGGGTCCGGGTGCGAGTGATCCGCTGGGCGAGGTCCGCCGCGACCCAGCGGGCGTATGCGGCGAGCAGGCCACGGTCGCGGGTCCAGCTGACGGACCGGGTGACTTCCGTGCCCTGGCGGCCTGCGTCCGCGCGGACCTGCACGGCGTTCGGGAGGGCCCGCCGGCGTTTGCTGCACGGGTCGGGGCAGGTGACGCGGGTGGGCGCGGCGTCCATCGGCTCAGCGCCGCTGGTGACCGTGCCGCCGCGTACGCCGAGGCGGACCGGGTCGAAGCTGTCCGCGTCGTACACCGGGATGGGAATGCCGCCGCTCTCCCGCCATTCCATCAGCCAGCCGCTCCCGGACGGTCGGAACGTCTCGAACCGGACCCGTTCCAGGAACTCGAACGGCGCGAGCGGCCCCCGTTCGCTCAGGTCGCCGTCCGGGTTGGCCTGCTGGACGCTGGACAGCTTCCGGGTCGTCTTGATGCGGGATTGCAGCCACCCTTCCGGGCTCCAGGTCTGCTCGATCAGCTCGGTTTCCTCGCCCAGCGGGTCACCGGCGGGCACAGGGCTGATGAAGCCGTACGCGCCGGTGATTTCCGTGCGGACCTGCGTGGCGACCGTGTACCCCCAGGAGCGTTTCACGGTTTCCTGCCGCAGCAGCATGTCGCGGCAGGCCGGGTGGTAGGTGCTGGTGGTGTGTTCCTCGCTGGTCAGGACGCGCCCGAACTCCCGCGTGACCGGCTCGCCGTTGACCTGTTCCCGCACGGTGAGGTTCTGCGTGACCGTGTTGTACACGCCGGCGATCTGGCCGAGAACCTTGTTGTACGCGGTGCGCACCTCTCCCTTTCCGTCCGGGGTGGGGGCGCTCCGGAGCCACTGCAGGTTGGGCAGGATCTCCTGTTCGAACCCGGTAGGGTCCGGGGCGAGCTGGATGAGGTTGCCGAGATCCGGAAGGTCGACCAGAAGGTCCGCGCCGGTCATGACGACCGAGGCGGGGAGTTGCGCGCTTTCCTGTCGGCGGGTGCCTCCGCTGAGCAGGTCGTCGCCCGTGGTGTCCAGTGTCCCGTCACTGCCGCCAGGGGGGAGGATCAGCAGTTGCACGAACGATCCGAAGCGGCGGATGACGGGGTGCCAGCCGATTGCGAGGTATGTGTCGTCGAGGACCTGCTGAGGCGTCTTGCCGGCCGTGCTGTACGGCGTGTCCCACTCGGTCCAGACTTCCCTCGTAAGCGGGTCGAGGTTCGGACCGAACGACAGGAACACGCCAGCGGCCTGGACGGCGCGTGCGACGACTGCTGAGACCTGCATGGCCTGCGGTTCCGGGCGGGATTGGCAGTCCTGGCCGCGCTCCGGGCGTGGTGTGGGCTTGCGGACGAAGTCCACCAGCTCCGGCAGCCGCAGTGTGCCCAGTCGGACGGCGGCCGCCGTGTGCGCGCGGACGGTGGTGCGCTCCTGGCCCAGGGTTTCGTCCACTTCCCACTGGTCATCGAGATCCAGCACGACCTGCCGGACGGACGTGCGGACGCTGTAAGGCTGAGAGACGCCGTCCCGAGTGCCGGCCGTTCCGCCGCTGCCCTGGACTTCCACGGTCGCCGTGACAGTGCCTTCCCCTGGGGTGATCATGCCGGGCAGGGTGACCGTGCCGGTCGGGCCGGTCCCGTCGTCGCTGAGTTCCACGCTGACCGGGTCGCCCAGACTGGTGCGGACCCGGACGGTGGTGGGGACCGTGCCGTAGATCACCTGCGGGGTGGGCGGCGCGTCCTGCCCTGGGGCTGGGCGCCAGGCGAGCGCGACGTGCAGCAGCTCGGCCGTGCCGGTCGGGCGCGTGCCGGCGACGTGCGTGAGTTCCTGGTACCCGCTCCAGCCGCCGCGCGCGACGTGCAGCAGTTGGAGGGTTGCGGCGCTGGTCGCGCGGGCCTCATGCCGGAGTTCTGCGCGTCCGGACTGGCGGCGCTGGAGGATGAACGGCATGCGTTACTGGGCGTACCGGACGCGCAGCTGCCCGTGATCCGCGCCGGTCGTGGTGACGCCGCCCGGCGTGGTCCAGGACTCCTGCGCGGTCAGGAACGCGCCGGGCGGGAGAGGGGCTGACAGAATGGGCTGCCACTCGCCGGTGAGGGGCACGCCGTTCAGACTGACGCGGTACTCGCCGTCGGAGAGACTGTCATTCACGACCAGCGCCTCAATACTCGTGATGGGTTCGTCGCCGGTGTTCACGAGCCGCAGCTCGCGGGTGGGCGTGGAGGTGCCGGGGGGAACGCTGCCGAAGTCCGTGGCGGGCGCGGGGGTGCCGTCCGGCAGTCGCAGCTGGAGTTGTTTCATGTGGGCCTCCCGATGATCACGGCCTCGAAGCCGCTGTAGGTGAAGTACTGCTCGGTGGGCACCCCGTCCGGTCCGGTGTCCACGGCGTGCAGGGTGGTGTCGAAGGGGTTGGTGACGATGGCGTTCACCCACACGCGGCCGGTGCTGAGTGTGTAGTTCTCGCTGATCGTGACGCGCTGCCCGGGCAGCAGGTTGCGCAGGGCGTCGGCCTGCGCGTTGGGGATGACGACGTCCTCACCGCCGGCGATGCTGAGGCGGGTGACCTGCACGCCTGGAGGGAGTTGCGCGACGCTGATGCCGCTGGCCAGCGCGAGGAGCGTGAGGTCCCGTTCGGGCGTGGCGCGGACGTACCCGCTGCGGGGGTTGGGCACGCCGTCCCAGTTGGTCCCGCTGAAGGCGACGCCCGCGACGGTCAGGTAACGGTCCTGCCACGGCATCAGCAGCCGCCCGTCCAGGCGCGGACCGTCACGGCGGAATTGACTTTCTGGGTGAAGACACGTTCTGCGATGGCGATCATCTCCTGGGAGGTGGGCACGGACTTCCCGCCCACGTGCGTGATGAAGTTGAAGGTGTTCGTGATGGTCCGCGCGCCGTTCAGGTCGCTGCTGCCCCCTGGCAGACGGCCCGTGACGGCCACGCTGACCGGGCGGCTCAGTCCGGCGGTCAGGCGGGCGAGGAACGAGTCCACGAACGCCTGACCGGCCCCCGCGCCCGCCTGCGCGGCCTGAGCGGTGAAGTCCGGCAGGGTCACGGCGTTCAGGGCGGCCTGCGTGAACTTCGCGGTGGCTGCGGCCCGTTCCTGATCGAGTTGCTGCTGGAGGGGTGCGAGGGCCTTGAGTACGGCCGTCTGCCGGGCGGTGTCGGCCTTGACCTGAGCGGCCTGCAGGCCGGGATCGCTGGCCAGGGCAACGGCCTTCTGGATCTCGCGGTTGATGTCGCGCTGGTCGGCTACGTCGCCGCGCGTGACCTTCGTGACGTCCGCGAGGTTCAGCCGCAGCCGGGCCTGGAGGGCCAGGGCGTCGTTCTCGGCTTTCAGGGTGCGCTGCGCCTCGTTCCGCCTGATGGCGTTCGGGTTGACGGCGCTGGTCTTGGCGATGAGCTGCTGGAGTTCCTCCTGCCTGGTGACGGCGGCAAGCTGCGTGGCTTCCAGTTCGTTGAAACCGGCGTCCGCGATGCGCACGGCGCTGCTGAGCCGGGCGTATTCATCGAACTGCCGGGCGGCGTCCGCGCGGGCCTGGAAGGACTGGGCGCGCAGCTGCTCGATCTCCCCCAGGCCTTTCAGTGCACGCTGCCGCAGTTGGTCGAGCTGCCGCCCGGCCTCGTCGGAGATGACGGTCTGCACATCCTTCAGAGCGTCCTTCTCGCCGCGCCGCAGCCGGTTGATGAGGTCGATGCGCCTCGTGGAGTCCACGCCCGCCTGCCGCAGCGCGTCCGCGAGTTGATTGGAGTTGGCGTTCGGGTCCTGGGCGACCCGTTTCAGGAAGTCCTCGCCGAGGGACTGCACGGTGGCGTTCAGGGTTGTCGCGCGGTCCTGTTCGGTCTGCGCGACCCGCCCGGCGGCCGCGGCGATCTGCTCGTACGTGGCGGACTGATCGGAAAGGAGGCGGTTGGTGTCGGCCAGGGCCTGTTGGCGGCGGGTTTCTGCCACCTGAAGGGTGAAGGCGGCGGCGGTGCGGTCGGAGGTGTCGCCGGCGCGGGAGAGGTCGCTCAGGCGACTGGTGGCGTCAATGACGCTGTCCAGGCCGCTGATCTGTTCGTCGTAGGCGTCCGCGACGGCGTTCAGGCTGGCGCGGTACTCGCTGATCGCGCCCGTCAGGGCGTCCACGCGGGCGCGGCCCTGCTCGGCCTCCTCCCAGCCCAGCGCCCCGCCGGTCCGTTCGAGGGTCAGCAGGAGAGAGTCGGCGTCGGCTTCGGCCTCACGGAGCTTCAGTTGGGTGCGGGTCAGCTGCGCCTGAGTGCGGGTCAGTCCGGTGTCGCCACCCTGGCCCTGCGCGGCCGTCTGCAGGCTGTCCAGTGCGTCCCGCAGGGCGCGCTGGAGTTCCACTCGGGCGCGCTCGGCGGCGGCCAGTTTCTTGACACCCTCCGCTTCCTGCGCGAGCAGGTCCAGCTGGGTCTTTTGGAGGTCGAGCCGCTCACCGTCGCTGAGGTTCTGCGCGGCGGCAGCGGCCTGTTCCTGCCCGTTCAGGCGCAGCCGTTCCCGCGTGGCGGCCAGATCCACCCGGGCCAGCGCCACCTGATCCCCGGCGGCGCGGCTGCGGGTCAGGGCGCTGCGCGTGGCAGCCTCGCTGAAGTCCACCTGGGCGCGCAGGGCGTCCACCTGAAGGCGGGCCAGCTCGCGTGCCTGGGTGGCCTGCTGCGTGAGCAGCTGCGTGCGGCGTTCCTGCAGGGCGGTCAGTTGCTCGTCGGTGAGGAGGAGTTCCTGCGCCTGCCCGGTGCGCCGCTCGGTTTCCCGGAGATTCTGGACGGTGAAGGCCAGTTCCAGCCGCTTGCTGGCCACCGCGTCACTGCTCAGGCCACTCAGGTCCGCCTCGGCTTTCACTTGGGCTTGCAGGGCGCTGAGGCGGCGGTCCTCGTCCGCCAGTCGCGCCTGCGAGAGTGCCCGCTGGGCCTGCGAGACGGCTGTGATGGCCGAGGCCCGCCCGGTGGCTGCCTCGTCGTACTGAGCGGAGGTGCGGGCCACGGCGAGTCTCTGTTCGGCCAGCGCGAGATCCTGCCGCGCCTGCTCCAGCGCGGCCTTGCCGGTGACCACGCTGTTGTCGGCCAGTCCGGCGAGTTCAAGTTGCTGGTCCCGCTCGACTTTGAGGGTACTCAGGCGCCGGGCTTCCGCGTCAAGGGGGGCGCGGTCCATGGTTTCCTGCAGGTCAAGGATCTGCCCGTACAGGGAGGCCCGCTCGGCAACCAGGGCGTTCCGGTCGATGTCGCCGGTGCTGCTGTTGATCCGCGCGTCAAGCTGCGAGAGGCTGCCCAGCAGGTTCCGCAGGTTCCCGGCCCGCACGGCCGCGAGGTCCGCGTCGGTCCGCGCCAGCCGTTCGGCCAGGCGGACTTCCGCTTCCCCGCGCGCCTGCTCGCTTTTCAGGACCTCCTGCCTGAATCGGGCCTCCGCGTCGACCTTGAGCTTCGTGCGCTGCGCAGTGGCCTCCGCAACGATTCCAGTTAGCTGCGCCTCCTGTGCCCGGAACAGGCCGGCCTGGACGGCCGTGGGCGCCACGACATTCCGGTACGCCGATCGCAGTGCCCCGAGCTGCCTCAGGGCACTCTGGAGCGCCGCGTCCACCGGCGCAACGGCGCTGCGGACAGCGGCCTCCAGCGGTGTCTGGTTCAGGGTGTTCAGGTCCCGGCGCAGTCCGGCCACCGTGGTCCGCGTGTCCCCGAGCGCGACCTTGAACGCCTTCAGGTTACCCAGCCCCTGCCTCGAGAGGTCCGCCAGGGCGCCGTCAATGGCGTCCACCTGCGGGCCATTGCCGGCCGCTGCCGCCTGGGCGCGCTCCACCTGCAGCGTCCGCTGAAGGGTGGCGATTTCCGCGCCTGTCGCGGTGTCCAGCGCCTGCAATCGTTGCGCCAGGGCGCGCCTGTAGAGGGCGAGCCGCTGCGTCTGAATACGCTCCTCGGCGGCCAGGACGCGACGGTCCCGGTCCGTACGCTCCGACGTTTCCAGCGCCTCGAGTTCCAGCAGGTAGGTGCGCCGGGCGGCCCCCTCCAGCTGCTGACGCTGGGCGCCAGCGCCCAGCGCGTCTTTCAGCTGCACGTTCAATGCCTGAAGCAGCTGCGCCCGCTGACGTTGACCGGCCAGGCGCGCCTCGTTCTCCTGCAGGCGCAGCACCTGGGCGGCATACCGCTGCTCAATGGCCAGTTTCTGCTCAGCCGCGTCGCCGGTCACGGCCAGCTCACGGTCCCGCTGACGCTCCAGTTCACTCAGGGCCGCGGCGTTCGACCGCACCTGCGCGTCCAGTTCGCCGCTGAGCGCCACCTGTACCTGCCGCAGCCGGTCGTCAGTCAGGCGGGCGGTCTCCTGACGGGCTTTCTCCCGGACACCCGCGACTGCCGCGCTCTGCAACGTCTCCAGGCGCGTGACTTCCTGCAGAAGGTCGCTTTTCTGTGTGGCCGTCAGGCCCGGCAGGGCCGCGTTCCCGCGGGCCACCGCCAGCTGCTGGGCGTAGGCGGCCTTGACGTCCTCGACTTGCTGGTCGAGTTCCGCGCGGCGCCGCGCCGTCTCGTCCTGGATGAGGCTGTTCTTCGTGGCCTGCACTTCACGCTCCAGCCGCAGGCGCTCCTGGCCCTGCCGGTCGAGCTCGCGGGTGATGACGGCGGTGACTTCCGCTTCCCGTTGCGCGTCCAGGGCCGCCCGGCCGGTCTGGTAGTCGGCCTTGGCGGTGTCGAGTTTCCCGGACGGCAGCTGGAAGGGCGCCTTGAACTTGACGAGCAGGTCGTCGAAGGCCTCCCCGAGTTTGCCGAGTTCCCGGGCCAGTTCCGTCTGGCCTTCCAGTTTCAGGTTGACTTTCCGGTCCTCCAGTTCCCGGGTCAGGTCTTTCAGGGCGAGACCCTGCTGCCGGATGACTTCCAGGCTGGCGACGCGGGCGGCGTTGGCTTTGGCGAGCCCGTCCGCTGCCTTGCGTTCGGCAATCCCGGCTTCCAGGGTGGCGTCCGTGGCGTCGTGAGTGGCCAGCGCCTTCTGCTGCTGCGCTTCCTCGGCCTCCCGCGCTTCACGGATGAGTTTCGGGTCGGCGCCGTACAGCTGAACGGCGAGGAAGTCCTGCACCTTGTCTCCAACTGTGGTGGTGGCGTCCCCGAAAAGCTTCAGGTTGTTGATCCATTCGCCGATCTTCCAGCCGGCGAACGCCGCTCCGGCAATCAGGCCAGCCTGCCCGAACACGCCGAGCTTCGTTACGATGTTCACCAGGCCGCCATTGAACCGGGTCAGCAACGCGCCCGCCTGTCCCACCTGAGGGAGGAAGCTGCCGGGAATGGCACTGGCGAAGCGGGTCAGGCCGCCCGTGGCGGCGGCTGTTCCCGTCAGGAACGCCTTCCAGCCGCCTGCCGTCTGAACGGCCTGCAGGAGAGCGGAACTGACGGCCGCGGCCTTGAGCGCCGCCGAGAGCTTCAGGACGGCCGTTGCGGCCAGCCCAGCCCCTCCGGCCACCAGCGCGAACTGCACCGCGCCGTTCTGGCCCAGCTTGTCGAGGTTCGCGATGAGGTCGGAGGTGCCGCGGGTGAGGTCCGTCAGGACCGGCAGGAATTTCAGGCCGAACTCG
Encoded proteins:
- a CDS encoding phage tail tape measure protein encodes the protein MADYTDRALLDISDVLKKADLVEERLKKAFAIQTGTPIQVPALRVNGSGGRQLSELDDQVRTLGQTVRATRNAWQTQVLTDDETATSARRLRDELLKLATAEDASIDTVLSATAAAAQAQRTMDQARGEVTKGGFAFNTSVGIIDALGNLGGPAGAAASTVGQFVIDGLSRAMTRGRPQVADDSEALSDEIVSTLKKRLRIQSPSRVMEEIGQFIMEGLLSGFKNRQDALLAAVRGIGHSVPNAFAQAAGAPASADALAAPLLLGLEGSLGDVPDLFSKAFAAARPAATAAVSDVTADVEAALNIAPAFEGLSAGFEKASAKLTELPAAAAAATTATGAAGAAAATAGDDAAAAGNGFDQLAGILGVTAAGVTALTAALAVAVPKAAEFQKGLAAIGTESDLTEAQLTELGAGLLEIAPGVGKSAQELVKASYDVVGAGVEGATSIAKINDLTRTSAKAASAGLTDVKVAADVITSALNAYGLSVENAQHVSDVFFKTTSVGKITFGQIASSMGEVFPKAKTLGVSLEELSASAAALTASGVPAEQAVTGISAALDNVLKPSAEAKELAKELGLNFNAAALQGQGWAAFLNSVAAATNGNAALLGQLFGSTEAVNAIFTLTGTDGGPRFAKALDQIRQSAGATDEAFEKQRKTFGFAQQEYAAAAEAFQIEFGLKFLPVLTDLTRGTSDLIANLDKLGQNGAVQFALVAGGAGLAATAVLKLSAALKAAAVSSALLQAVQTAGGWKAFLTGTAAATGGLTRFASAIPGSFLPQVGQAGALLTRFNGGLVNIVTKLGVFGQAGLIAGAAFAGWKIGEWINNLKLFGDATTTVGDKVQDFLAVQLYGADPKLIREAREAEEAQQQKALATHDATDATLEAGIAERKAADGLAKANAARVASLEVIRQQGLALKDLTRELEDRKVNLKLEGQTELARELGKLGEAFDDLLVKFKAPFQLPSGKLDTAKADYQTGRAALDAQREAEVTAVITRELDRQGQERLRLEREVQATKNSLIQDETARRRAELDQQVEDVKAAYAQQLAVARGNAALPGLTATQKSDLLQEVTRLETLQSAAVAGVREKARQETARLTDDRLRQVQVALSGELDAQVRSNAAALSELERQRDRELAVTGDAAEQKLAIEQRYAAQVLRLQENEARLAGQRQRAQLLQALNVQLKDALGAGAQRQQLEGAARRTYLLELEALETSERTDRDRRVLAAEERIQTQRLALYRRALAQRLQALDTATGAEIATLQRTLQVERAQAAAAGNGPQVDAIDGALADLSRQGLGNLKAFKVALGDTRTTVAGLRRDLNTLNQTPLEAAVRSAVAPVDAALQSALRQLGALRSAYRNVVAPTAVQAGLFRAQEAQLTGIVAEATAQRTKLKVDAEARFRQEVLKSEQARGEAEVRLAERLARTDADLAAVRAGNLRNLLGSLSQLDARINSSTGDIDRNALVAERASLYGQILDLQETMDRAPLDAEARRLSTLKVERDQQLELAGLADNSVVTGKAALEQARQDLALAEQRLAVARTSAQYDEAATGRASAITAVSQAQRALSQARLADEDRRLSALQAQVKAEADLSGLSSDAVASKRLELAFTVQNLRETERRTGQAQELLLTDEQLTALQERRTQLLTQQATQARELARLQVDALRAQVDFSEAATRSALTRSRAAGDQVALARVDLAATRERLRLNGQEQAAAAAQNLSDGERLDLQKTQLDLLAQEAEGVKKLAAAERARVELQRALRDALDSLQTAAQGQGGDTGLTRTQAQLTRTQLKLREAEADADSLLLTLERTGGALGWEEAEQGRARVDALTGAISEYRASLNAVADAYDEQISGLDSVIDATSRLSDLSRAGDTSDRTAAAFTLQVAETRRQQALADTNRLLSDQSATYEQIAAAAGRVAQTEQDRATTLNATVQSLGEDFLKRVAQDPNANSNQLADALRQAGVDSTRRIDLINRLRRGEKDALKDVQTVISDEAGRQLDQLRQRALKGLGEIEQLRAQSFQARADAARQFDEYARLSSAVRIADAGFNELEATQLAAVTRQEELQQLIAKTSAVNPNAIRRNEAQRTLKAENDALALQARLRLNLADVTKVTRGDVADQRDINREIQKAVALASDPGLQAAQVKADTARQTAVLKALAPLQQQLDQERAAATAKFTQAALNAVTLPDFTAQAAQAGAGAGQAFVDSFLARLTAGLSRPVSVAVTGRLPGGSSDLNGARTITNTFNFITHVGGKSVPTSQEMIAIAERVFTQKVNSAVTVRAWTGGC